tatttatgtcttACAAAATCATAGTATATAACTTAAAACAATGATACATAACTGCCTCAtcctgcgcaaggcgcggattacTACCTAGTGCATAAGtactaaacaaaataatatatacactCATACAgagacaaaatacaaataaataaccaagaatgtttttctcttttaacatacactattttctcttttagtttttcttacTCGAGGCAAGCACAACCAACAAACCTCCCAGTGCGCCTAAACCGAAGTTTACCGAGCAGACTTGACAGCTTCGGAGAATGCTTCTTACTTAAACTCATATCCTTACTTGCACTTATCACACTCAAGCTCGCCGCCCCAGTTGCTGCTGTTATCACACAAACATCACACTCACTCACCATGCAACTACCTCCTAAAACCTTGTTTCTCCCACTTACTGCTTGAAACTCAAACTCTACTTGATCGGCCAATAAACTACTTTCGTTTCCTTCACCACCACCCACACTTCGATGCATCTCAGCATACTCGTaaaacacaaacatatgatcccTTTGAATCTCGGGAGCTTCTCTCGGACCCCAACACCTAAAAACTTTCTCCACTTTGCTAATCACCTTtctcttactcttccatgtgcTTATGCACCTGACCCCAAGACCATCATTGTTGTGACTATCATCCATAAACGTAACCACAACGAATATAGCAAACCCCAAGAGTGTGTTGCGTAGGGAAGAAGTTAGCTCTAGCACTGCAAACGAACCTGTCCGCAAATTGTAGGATGATGTCTGATCTGCATCCGCAGGAGCGCAAATGCTGAACGCAAGTGCTTTGATGAGTTCCTGCTCATGTTCTTTGCCGATGCTAGCTACTTTAGCCAGACCTTTCGCTACTCGTTTTCTAGCCACTTCTGGAGACTTATTGAAGCAGTTGTTAAAGGTGTAGTGACTAGGAAACTGCTCAGACGCCCATGAAACTGACTCTAGGGATACACAACCATGCACGTTCAAGATTTTCAGGCTTTGGGGAAGCTCTGGAAGAGATCTGAGGTTTCTACAGTGTCGTAATCTAAGGCTATGTAGCTTACATAGCTGCTTTATACTCTCAGGGATTTTTCTGAAACCATTCCTACTAAGATCCAGTACCATTACTGTAGGCAAGGAACATATCTCTTCAGGTATATGCATCAAGGATGCATTGCAGAGGGACAAAGATACTAGAGCATACAATCTTGGGACCAAGCCATGTAGTAACCTTGAAGATGGAAGCAGCCTTGGTTGAGGCAAGTAATCTTGACGCTGACATACATTCTCATTAAAAGCCGAGATAAGATTACTCATGCCAGTTTCTACTGTGAACAGCCTTGGTAACTTAAGTGTGACAAGAGATTTTAAGTTACTAATCTCCATGGGAAGACGTCGAAGCCTCTTGCAGTTCTGCAAATCTAATATGACAAGTCCTGATAGATGTCTGATTGACGAGGGCACTTCTTGTATAGCTGTGCCAGCAAGATATAACTCTTCCAAGTTTCTTGGGAGGTTGAGATCTTCAATGTCTTCAAGCTCTGAGCATCCAGAGAGATTAAGTACCGCAAGAGAAGTCAATGTACTCAATCTCAATGGTATCTTTTGAAGCTGTTTGCAGTTCTCCAAATCTAACACAACAAGTTCAGAGAGATGCACCAGGGAAGGCAGTTCTTGAATGCTGGTGCCACCAAGGTATAGCTTTTtaagattctttgggataacctGAATATCCTCAAGCTCTATGCAACGAGACAGATCAAGAACTTTGAGGTGTTCCAAATAAACCATGATTGAGTCTTCAAGATCAAAGAACTTGTGACCCCCATGATGATAAGTAATTATGTTATCTTGTGAAGAGAGGGCCACGGTTGGTATTGATCTTATGGCAGTTTGTTTGAGATACAACTCCTCAATCTTAGGTGGAACCTTTGGGAAAACTTTGATATTTATGCAACCAGATAGATTTATCACCCGGAGATGATGGAAATGGCCTGTGTCTATAAATTTTTCTAGTCTTGTACAACCTTGAAGATCAATAACCTCAATGTTTCGAGCATTTTCAAGTTCTTGAATATCAACTAGCTTTCGTGAATGACAAAGCTTGATCCTCTTCAGCATCTCAAgttcctggaaaaaaaaatgttcaaaaaaataacatagCCGCCgttatagtaaaataaaaaatgtcaagaaaataattatgtGAATTTTTCTTACCTTGGTTCCTTCCCAAAGTCTCTGAAGTTTACTGGAGCACATGTTAAGTATAACAAGATTCCTAGGGTCAAAACCTTGTGGTAAGGACAACAATGGGAAATTTTCCCAGTGCAATAACCTTAACTCATCTGGTAGAGATTTAAGTCCCTTGGCGAGGTGTATTGTAGAATAGCTTCCAGGTTTGGAACTGCAAATCTTCAGATATCTAAGATTGTACATTTTCTCAAACGCCATAGGGTTGAGATCAAAGTTTAAGTCAGATGGGTCCAGAGATATGGCTTCAATGTCTTCACTTCCCTGAAGCAACAAGTGAAACAAATAGATAAAGAAGTTGTCTCGCTAAGGTTTGTgagaaagttaaaaaaacatacCAAGACGTTTTTGTCTTCCAGAAAATGCTTAATGCTCGATGGTTTCCATAGTCTGGAACGTCTCTTTCTTCTATTGATTATTTTGCGACCTATGTCTTGGATCAGATTATGCATTACAACCTTGCCTTGTGAGATACTCACCAAACATTTCTCAACAAGAACATTGATGCCAACACGTGGAAAGAAACCACACCCCTCAAGAAGATGCATCACATAGTCGATGCTTTCTCCCCTGAAAAGACAAACAATGTCAAGAAAGATGTTCTTCTCGTTGGAACTAAGTAAGTCATATGTGCTCTTGACTGCGTCATAAATCTCATGTGGAGGAGATTGCTCGAGCGTGAGGAATGCGTTCTCAACTTCTTTTGGATTATCCCTCGTCTTTCTCCCATAATACTTTAGAGCTAAAGGATTACCATCTGCATATTCAATCACTTTGGGTAATAGTTTCTGTAGATTCTCATGTTTGATGTCCTTTCCAAATGCAAAGCGCGAGAATAGCTGTTGAGCCTCGTCCTCATTCAAACCAGGAACCTCGTAGATTTGCTTCACTTGACAAAGAGAAAACACTTGTTTATCTCTTGAGGTTATGATAATCAAACTCCCTGGACAAAACCAGTTAAACCCTCCAAGAAACAACTCTGCATCTAGAGCCTTGCGGACATCATCAAGAACAACAAGAACTCTTTTCTGCCCTAAAACGTTTCTAAGGAGGACTGGTCTTGTAATTAAACTATTCACGCCAAACTCTTCCCTAAGAGTTTTCCCAAAGTGTTCCTCCAACAGACTGTGAAGTCCCTTTTCATGAAACTTCTTGTTAAAATCTTTGATGAAGCAAGAAGCCTCATAACCACCAGACATTTGGTCAAAGATAGCTTCAGCAAGTGTTGTCTTCCCTATGCCGGCCATACCCCATAGTCCTATCCTACAAACTCCACATGGTTGAAGCAAGTTTTCTATCCGCAGCAACTttggataaacaccaatatttTCTGTGGTATTTAGCTTTTCACGCACGTCAGCGACAATCTCTTCTACAAGGTCTGACTCActgcatatattttttttgttgtagaaaACTAGTTAACACTAAGGTTTAAATTGTGGAAAATAcatttaaatcttattaaaaatatatttagggGGTGAGTATTCAACCGAACTTTAGAAGTGATTTGTATCAAAATAACAATGCACTAttattcaaacatgaattttaaaaattcatttaaaatctaatattattaaatttgatatttaataaaatctatatatataaaatttgctgcttaaattttttatagtgatttcaaaatgtttaggtggaatttcttagttaaaaagaaaaaaatcaaaaagccAAATCGCATAATTTTATGTGAGATTGTAGAATGGTTTAACAAAAGCCATATTGATTTTCTAATTCTTTAAAATCATCTCAaactcattaaaaatcaaatcatttCAATCTCTAGATTGAATACAAACTGTTGTAAAAAAAACTAGTTAATACCTAGTTTTTCACTGCATTTGAAGGTctaaattacatttaaaaatcttattaaatgtCTTTTTGTATAATGTATATGGTATGGAAATTACCTTTGCGTTACATATGATTCGTGCCCTGGTAAGTCCACCACTTCTAACAGAGCGCTTCGCCGTTCACTCGTAAGATCGCTCGATTTCCAGATCAGTTTCTTCACAGACGACTTGGTGGCTCTGTAAAACACCGCAACCACCGCGTGACCGCCTTCATATCCCCGGCGTTCGGAAACCTTGACGAGCTCCTCCAGGCACGGCTTGGATGACGAGTATTTCTCAGAGAAAACCACCACACAAGCTTTCGATTTCTCCATGTCTCCCTTGGATAATCCATCgcttttcggatcggatccgccGATGTAAGAGGATATTCCTCTGCGGTGAAAAGCGGCGGAGAGGTGGCTGATGAAGGAGTACCGCACCTTATCCTCACATCTATCGAAGCTGATGTACACTTCCACCATGATCAGACGCCGCGTTGTTTGAGGTAACCAAAAATAAACAACCTCTCGTTTCTTCTTTGGCCCTAGATTCTTGTGAATTTGGATTTGAGTTTCTTCAATGTTAGGTTGGGTCAAAGTCTAGTTTAGTGACTCGCCATCAACTCGTTCCGAGTCTAGACCTAGTCTTGGAAGATTCGTTTATATCTTTTTCTTCTGCAATAATTTGATAATATGGTCCTTTTCACATTGTTCACTGTCTATGGAAGAGGTCATAGCCAAACTAAGATAGTAATATCTTTGCACAAAGATAGACTCAACCTTCTTCAACttgattttgattaaaataaaccaaaatgatAGATAAGCTGTGTTTTGTTTAACTCGTATATTATCTTTTTTCCTGTAGAGGTAGAACTAGTCCAAGATTTGAAAAAAGAGGATCTTTTATTGAGATGTTTGCAACCATGTCTTGTCTCTCCTAAGGAGACTCTAACACATTTTGTCTCCTAACAAAACTCAGATGGAGGAGGTCTCTTCCTCTTCCAAAGTCAAGGTACTTCCCTTGCCTCCGCAGTACCAAGTGTTTGTAAACTTCAGGGGAGATGAGTTGCGGTACAACTTTGTTAGCCATCTCACAAGTGCATTGCTCAGAGATGGGGTCAACATCTTCATAGACACGAATGAGGAAAAAGGAAAATCTTTAAATGTGCTTTTCGAGAGGATTGAAGAGTCGAGGATCGCCTTGGCTCTCTTTTCTGTGAGGTACACCGAGTCAAAATGGTGCCTGAACGAACTGCTGAAGATGAAAGAATGCATGGACAAAGGTCAACTCCTCATCATTCCCATCTTTTACAAGGTTCAAGCATACGAAGTTCGGTTTCAGAGGGGACGGTTCGGTTATTTGTTTAACAAGTTGCGCCATGTTGACGTTGACAAGAAGAAGCAGTGGTCTGAAGCTTTGAACTCTGTCGCTGACCGAATAGGCTTCTGCTTCGACGGAAAGAGGTACCATCTTGCAGTTTCCTCTAGTGTTATTCGTTGAGAGGAATGATTTGAGAATTTATTCAGGGCTTTGACTATCAATATATAAGCTAAAGGATCTACTTATCTGTTTTATTTCTTCTTGATTATCCTTTCTGCAGCGACGAAAACAAGTTCATCCACAGTATCGTCGAAAAGGTTAAGCAAGCGCTGAGAAAAATTCAGTTGGATGAAAGCAAAGGCAACTctgtttttctttcaaaaaacaCTTCGTTGCGCTTAGGAAGAGAAAACAATGAGATTTATGGACTCAAGCAACGCTTGGACGAATTGGAGGAGAAGTTTGATCTTGACTGTCAGGAGACTCGATATTTGGGAGTTGTTGGGATGCCAGGCATTGGTAAAACCACTCTTGCAAGGGAGTTATATGAAACTTGGCAGTGCAAATTCGTAAGTCACGTGTTAATCCAAGATATTCGTAGAACTTCCAAGGAGCTTGGGTTGGATTGCTTGCCTGCATTACTCTTGGAAGAATTACTCGGTGTAAGAAATTCAGACGTAAAATCTTCTCAAGGCGCCTACGAATCCTACAAGAGTGAACTACTCAAACATAAAGTTCTCGTTGTTCTCGACGATGTGAGTGACAGAAAGCAGATAGAGGTTCTTCTGGGGAGTTGCGACTGGATTAGGCAGGGAAGTAGAATTGTCATTTCAACAAGCGACAAGTCACTAATCCAAGATGTTGTCGACTATACTTATGTTGTCCCACAGTTAAACCACAAAGACGGACTAGGTCACTTTGGGCGTTATGCCTTTGACCATCATTCCAGCAAACACAACAATGAAGTCATCATGAAGCTATCAAAAGAGTTTGTGCATTATGTTAGAGGTCATCCGCTAGCTCTTAAGTTGTTGGGCGCAGATCTTAATGGGAAAGACGAGGGCTATTGGAAAACAATACTGGCAACACTCTCCCAAAGTTCCTGCCCGTGTATTCGAGATGTGTTGGAAGAAAGCTATAATGAGTTGAGTCAAGAGCACAAAGAGATATTTCTCGACATGGCTTGTTTTAGAAGGGAAGATGAGAGTTACGTTGCAAGTTTACTGGATACATCTGAAGCCGCAAGAGAAATAAAAACTCTCATAAACAAATTCATGATAGATGTTTCTGATGGGCGAGTAGAGATGCATGATTTACTATATACCTTCGCCAAGGAGATTTGCCGAAGAGCACATGCTCAAGATGGAAAGGGGGGACATAGGTTGTGGCATCACCAAGATATCATTGATGTACTAAAGAACATAGAGGTGAGCTAAAGaaaaatttacttttaataTATGAAGTTCATCAAGAGTGCATTCTATAATGaacaataaatttgattattgaTGGCTTGTTTAACAGGAAGGCGAGAAAGTTAGAGGGATTTTCCTAAACATGAATGAAATGAAGAGGGAGATGAGCTTAGACAGTTGCACCTTTGAACCAATGCTCGGTCTCAGATACCTCAAGATCTATAGCTCAGGCTGTCCTGAGCAATGCAGACCTAACAATAAGATAAACCTCCCTGATGGACTAAACTTTCCTGTGGAAGAGGTTCGGTATCTCCACTGGCTGGAGTTCCCATTGAAAGAACTTCCACCAGATTTCAACCCTCGCAATCTTGTGGACCTTAAGCTTCCTTACAGCAAGATTGAACGAATCTGGAGTGATGATAAGGTGTGTCTCTCTGTTATTGCTTGACTATATTACATAAATGGATAGTATTTTTACTGGTGTCTAACTATTGTTCGTCACAGGATACATCAAAATTGAAGTGGGTCAATCTCAACCATTCCAGTAACTTGCGCGTCTTGTCAGGATTATCAAAGGCTCAAAATCTGCAAAGATTGAACCTTGAAGGCTGCACAAAAATGGAAACTTTACCCCATGATATGCAACATATGAGAAGTCTTCTTGTCCTGAACCTGAACGGGTGCACAAGTCTCAACTCTCTTCCGGAAATAAGTTTGGTGTCACTAGAAACTCTCATCCTCAGCAACTGCTCAAACCTGAAGGAATTCCGGGTGATCTCACAAAATCTAGAAGCTCTATACTTGGATGGCACTTCAGTGAAAAAACTCCCTCTGGATATCAAAATACTGAAGAGACTTGCCTTGTTGAATATGAAAGGATGCACGAAGCTGAAGGAATTTCCTGATTGTCTTGATGACTTGAAAGCTCTCAAGGAATTGATACTCTCAGATTGCTCGAAGCTCCAACAATTTCCTGCAAACGGCGAAAGCATCAAGGTTTTAGAGACATTGCGATTGGATGCGACAGGCTTAACTGAGATTCCGAAGATATCCTCCTTACAGTGTTTATGCTTAAGCAAGAATGATCAGATCATCTCCCTTCCAGATAACATCAGTCAACTCTATCAACTAAAATGGTTGGACTTGAAGTATTGCAAGAGTCTTACATCTATTCCAAAGCTTCCACCAAATCTTCAGCACTTTGATGCACATGGCTGTTGCTCACTTAAAACAGTCTCGAATCCACTGGCATGTCTTACGACAACTCAACAGATCTGTTCCACGTTCATATTCACGAGCTGCAACAAACTTGAGATGAGTGCGAAGAAAGATATATCTTCCTTTGCTCAAAGGAAATGCCAGCTGCTTTCAGATGCACAAAACTGCTGCAATGTGATTTCCATGATCTCTCTCAATATATTTTCCTGTGTCAGAAACAGTCACGTTCTTATAACTTTCCTTGTGTATATTTCGGCAGGTTTCggatttggagcctttgttcaGTACTTGCTTTCCTGGAAGTGAACTACCTTCATGGTTAGGTCATGAAGCCGTTGGATGTATGTTAGAGCTCAGAATGCCCCCACATTGGCGCGAAAATAAGCTTGCCGGTCTAGCTTTATGTGCTGTTGTCTCATTTCCAAACTCCCAGGTACAAATGAAGTGTTTTTCGGTGAAATGCACACTGAAGATAGAAGTAAAAGAAGGGTCGTGGATCGACTTTTCTTTCCCAGTTGGAAGTTTGAGAAATCAGGACAATGTTGTAGAGAATACTGCGTCACCAGAGCATATCTTTATTGGTTATATCAGCTGTTCAAAGATCTTTAAACGTCTTGAAAGCCAGCATTTTATCAGCCCTGATCCTACGAAGTCCAC
The nucleotide sequence above comes from Brassica napus cultivar Da-Ae chromosome A9, Da-Ae, whole genome shotgun sequence. Encoded proteins:
- the LOC106367642 gene encoding probable disease resistance protein At4g19520, yielding MVEVYISFDRCEDKVRYSFISHLSAAFHRRGISSYIGGSDPKSDGLSKGDMEKSKACVVVFSEKYSSSKPCLEELVKVSERRGYEGGHAVVAVFYRATKSSVKKLIWKSSDLTSERRSALLEVVDLPGHESYVTQSESDLVEEIVADVREKLNTTENIGVYPKLLRIENLLQPCGVCRIGLWGMAGIGKTTLAEAIFDQMSGGYEASCFIKDFNKKFHEKGLHSLLEEHFGKTLREEFGVNSLITRPVLLRNVLGQKRVLVVLDDVRKALDAELFLGGFNWFCPGSLIIITSRDKQVFSLCQVKQIYEVPGLNEDEAQQLFSRFAFGKDIKHENLQKLLPKVIEYADGNPLALKYYGRKTRDNPKEVENAFLTLEQSPPHEIYDAVKSTYDLLSSNEKNIFLDIVCLFRGESIDYVMHLLEGCGFFPRVGINVLVEKCLVSISQGKVVMHNLIQDIGRKIINRRKRRSRLWKPSSIKHFLEDKNVLGSEDIEAISLDPSDLNFDLNPMAFEKMYNLRYLKICSSKPGSYSTIHLAKGLKSLPDELRLLHWENFPLLSLPQGFDPRNLVILNMCSSKLQRLWEGTKELEMLKRIKLCHSRKLVDIQELENARNIEVIDLQGCTRLEKFIDTGHFHHLRVINLSGCINIKVFPKVPPKIEELYLKQTAIRSIPTVALSSQDNIITYHHGGHKFFDLEDSIMVYLEHLKVLDLSRCIELEDIQVIPKNLKKLYLGGTSIQELPSLVHLSELVVLDLENCKQLQKIPLRLSTLTSLAVLNLSGCSELEDIEDLNLPRNLEELYLAGTAIQEVPSSIRHLSGLVILDLQNCKRLRRLPMEISNLKSLVTLKLPRLFTVETGMSNLISAFNENVCQRQDYLPQPRLLPSSRLLHGLVPRLYALVSLSLCNASLMHIPEEICSLPTVMVLDLSRNGFRKIPESIKQLCKLHSLRLRHCRNLRSLPELPQSLKILNVHGCVSLESVSWASEQFPSHYTFNNCFNKSPEVARKRVAKGLAKVASIGKEHEQELIKALAFSICAPADADQTSSYNLRTGSFAVLELTSSLRNTLLGFAIFVVVTFMDDSHNNDGLGVRCISTWKSKRKVISKVEKVFRCWGPREAPEIQRDHMFVFYEYAEMHRSVGGGEGNESSLLADQVEFEFQAVSGRNKVLGGSCMVSECDVCVITAATGAASLSVISASKDMSLSKKHSPKLSSLLGKLRFRRTGRFVGCACLE
- the LOC106367643 gene encoding disease resistance protein RPS4B, coding for MEEVSSSSKVKVLPLPPQYQVFVNFRGDELRYNFVSHLTSALLRDGVNIFIDTNEEKGKSLNVLFERIEESRIALALFSVRYTESKWCLNELLKMKECMDKGQLLIIPIFYKVQAYEVRFQRGRFGYLFNKLRHVDVDKKKQWSEALNSVADRIGFCFDGKSDENKFIHSIVEKVKQALRKIQLDESKGNSVFLSKNTSLRLGRENNEIYGLKQRLDELEEKFDLDCQETRYLGVVGMPGIGKTTLARELYETWQCKFVSHVLIQDIRRTSKELGLDCLPALLLEELLGVRNSDVKSSQGAYESYKSELLKHKVLVVLDDVSDRKQIEVLLGSCDWIRQGSRIVISTSDKSLIQDVVDYTYVVPQLNHKDGLGHFGRYAFDHHSSKHNNEVIMKLSKEFVHYVRGHPLALKLLGADLNGKDEGYWKTILATLSQSSCPCIRDVLEESYNELSQEHKEIFLDMACFRREDESYVASLLDTSEAAREIKTLINKFMIDVSDGRVEMHDLLYTFAKEICRRAHAQDGKGGHRLWHHQDIIDVLKNIEEGEKVRGIFLNMNEMKREMSLDSCTFEPMLGLRYLKIYSSGCPEQCRPNNKINLPDGLNFPVEEVRYLHWLEFPLKELPPDFNPRNLVDLKLPYSKIERIWSDDKDTSKLKWVNLNHSSNLRVLSGLSKAQNLQRLNLEGCTKMETLPHDMQHMRSLLVLNLNGCTSLNSLPEISLVSLETLILSNCSNLKEFRVISQNLEALYLDGTSVKKLPLDIKILKRLALLNMKGCTKLKEFPDCLDDLKALKELILSDCSKLQQFPANGESIKVLETLRLDATGLTEIPKISSLQCLCLSKNDQIISLPDNISQLYQLKWLDLKYCKSLTSIPKLPPNLQHFDAHGCCSLKTVSNPLACLTTTQQICSTFIFTSCNKLEMSAKKDISSFAQRKCQLLSDAQNCCNVSDLEPLFSTCFPGSELPSWLGHEAVGCMLELRMPPHWRENKLAGLALCAVVSFPNSQVQMKCFSVKCTLKIEVKEGSWIDFSFPVGSLRNQDNVVENTASPEHIFIGYISCSKIFKRLESQHFISPDPTKSTLSSKCSPTKASFKFTVTDGTSEIPGLEVLKCGLRFFIGGESSGDCLKKLEVKDAEQNPSAQKLSDNWTSESDTTTEVAVSPENANSAEQSPETVTTAVTASPEKANSAEFQMEISTTPREGQPRPYIKTSKWVCFACFDSRKHP